In the Malus domestica chromosome 16, GDT2T_hap1 genome, one interval contains:
- the LOC103403775 gene encoding proline-rich receptor-like protein kinase PERK1 isoform X2 yields MPKPSAAVVGGAAGALALLAIVIAFVWFCRAHCKSFSNRTSETGSSDPSALVEWNRGGPSSGARQGPRVFTLEELDQATKHFDESNLLGYGSFGLVYKGLLRDGTVVAIKRRPGAPRHDFVSEVTYLSEIRHRHLVTILGYCQESGYQVLVYEYLPNGSISSHLYDTRPEPSTKLEFKQRLSIALGAARGLSHLHGLKPPIVHKNFKTANVLVDENFIAKVADAGISKLLEKIEEAEANNACDRAGASGVTSEMSDVYSFGVFALELLTGQEAVHIGSLGSNESLFQWVESRLSSNNLVDRRLAGSFTAEGMRDLIRLTLQCMSFPAKRRPKMEMVVAELERIQEKEMAMTTVMGEGTDTITLGSVLFT; encoded by the exons ATGCCAAAGCCATCTGCTGCTGTTGTTGGAGGTGCTGCTGGGGCACTTGCCTTGCTCGCAATCGTCATCGCATTTGTGTGGTTCTGCAGGGCTCATTGCAAGAGTTTCTCGAACAGGACCTCTGAAACAGGCTCCTCAGATCCATCTgcattag TGGAATGGAACAGGGGTGGGCCCAGCTCGGGGGCACGACAGGGGCCGAGGGTCTTCACATTGGAGGAGTTAGACCAGGCAACCAAGCATTTTGATGAAAGCAATCTGCTGGGATATGGAAGCTTTGGCCTGGTTTATAAAGGATTGCTGCGTGATGGGACTGTTGTGGCTATCAAAAGGCGGCCTGGTGCTCCTAGACACGATTTTGTCTCAGAG GTGACATATTTGTCGGAGATTCGTCATCGACATTTAGTTACAATTCTAGGTTACTGCCAGGAAAGTGGATATCAAGTACTGGTTTATGAGTATTTACCAAATGGCAGCATCTCTAGTCACCTATATG ATACTAGACCAGAGCCATCAACTAAACTTGAGTTTAAGCAAAGGCTGTCAATAGCTCTAGGCGCCGCGAGAG GTTTATCCCACTTGCATGGCCTAAAGCCTCCCATAGTACATAAAAACTTCAAAACAGCCAATGTGTTGGTTGATGAGAACTTCATTGCTAAGGTTGCAGATGCAGGAATCTCAAAACTGCTAGAGAAGATAGAAGAAGCAG AAGCTAACAATGCATGTGATAGGGCTGGAGCATCCGGGGTTACCTCTGAAATGAGTGATGTGTACAGCTTCGGGGTTTTCGCTTTGGAGCTTCTAACTGGACAGGAGGCCGTGCACATTGGCTCATTGGGATCAAATGAAAGCTTATTTCAATGG GTGGAATCGCGGCTGAGTTCGAATAACCTAGTGGACCGCAGGCTAGCTGGAAGCTTCACCGCGGAGGGAATGAGGGACTTGATCAGGCTGACACTGCAATGCATGAGTTTTCCGGCAAAAAGGCGGCCGAAGATGGAGATGGTTGTGGCGGAGCTAGAAAGAATTCAAGAGAAAGAAATGGCAATGACAACAGTCATGGGTGAGGGAACTGATACAATCACTCTTGGGAGTGTACTATTCACTTGA
- the LOC103403775 gene encoding probable receptor-like protein kinase At2g39360 isoform X1, with protein MPKPSAAVVGGAAGALALLAIVIAFVWFCRAHCKSFSNRTSETGSSDPSALVEWNRGGPSSGARQGPRVFTLEELDQATKHFDESNLLGYGSFGLVYKGLLRDGTVVAIKRRPGAPRHDFVSEVTYLSEIRHRHLVTILGYCQESGYQVLVYEYLPNGSISSHLYDTRPEPSTKLEFKQRLSIALGAARGLSHLHGLKPPIVHKNFKTANVLVDENFIAKVADAGISKLLEKIEEAGPSSTSSVNFFEDPEAGASGVTSEMSDVYSFGVFALELLTGQEAVHIGSLGSNESLFQWVESRLSSNNLVDRRLAGSFTAEGMRDLIRLTLQCMSFPAKRRPKMEMVVAELERIQEKEMAMTTVMGEGTDTITLGSVLFT; from the exons ATGCCAAAGCCATCTGCTGCTGTTGTTGGAGGTGCTGCTGGGGCACTTGCCTTGCTCGCAATCGTCATCGCATTTGTGTGGTTCTGCAGGGCTCATTGCAAGAGTTTCTCGAACAGGACCTCTGAAACAGGCTCCTCAGATCCATCTgcattag TGGAATGGAACAGGGGTGGGCCCAGCTCGGGGGCACGACAGGGGCCGAGGGTCTTCACATTGGAGGAGTTAGACCAGGCAACCAAGCATTTTGATGAAAGCAATCTGCTGGGATATGGAAGCTTTGGCCTGGTTTATAAAGGATTGCTGCGTGATGGGACTGTTGTGGCTATCAAAAGGCGGCCTGGTGCTCCTAGACACGATTTTGTCTCAGAG GTGACATATTTGTCGGAGATTCGTCATCGACATTTAGTTACAATTCTAGGTTACTGCCAGGAAAGTGGATATCAAGTACTGGTTTATGAGTATTTACCAAATGGCAGCATCTCTAGTCACCTATATG ATACTAGACCAGAGCCATCAACTAAACTTGAGTTTAAGCAAAGGCTGTCAATAGCTCTAGGCGCCGCGAGAG GTTTATCCCACTTGCATGGCCTAAAGCCTCCCATAGTACATAAAAACTTCAAAACAGCCAATGTGTTGGTTGATGAGAACTTCATTGCTAAGGTTGCAGATGCAGGAATCTCAAAACTGCTAGAGAAGATAGAAGAAGCAGGTCCTTCTAGCACGTCTAGTGTCAATTTTTTCGAAGATCCAGA GGCTGGAGCATCCGGGGTTACCTCTGAAATGAGTGATGTGTACAGCTTCGGGGTTTTCGCTTTGGAGCTTCTAACTGGACAGGAGGCCGTGCACATTGGCTCATTGGGATCAAATGAAAGCTTATTTCAATGG GTGGAATCGCGGCTGAGTTCGAATAACCTAGTGGACCGCAGGCTAGCTGGAAGCTTCACCGCGGAGGGAATGAGGGACTTGATCAGGCTGACACTGCAATGCATGAGTTTTCCGGCAAAAAGGCGGCCGAAGATGGAGATGGTTGTGGCGGAGCTAGAAAGAATTCAAGAGAAAGAAATGGCAATGACAACAGTCATGGGTGAGGGAACTGATACAATCACTCTTGGGAGTGTACTATTCACTTGA